From Pirellulales bacterium:
GCGAATCAGAACGCTTGGAACAAATCGCCTTATCCAGCCCAACCCAATTCATGGGTAGTAAACCCCGGACATCCGGAGTAACCCCCACCTTTAGAAGAGACTAACCACATTGGCGGGGAATGCAAGCTAAAAAGTGTTAATTTTCCAAATTGGTTGGGGATTTCGTTGATTTTGGCTTGTTTTTAAAGGAACCCGCTGGGGGGCGAGGCCAAAACCTCGGCTAGGGGGAAAACGGATGGCGACGAAATTCGATGAGCCACGCGTCGATTTCCGCTGCAAGGTCCGTGAGGCCGTTGGTTCGCGCCAGGTCCAGGGCCCGTTCCGCAGCCGCGACCGCCTGCTCTGGCTGTTGGGCCTGGGCGCGAGCCTTGGCGGCGGCAAAGAGCGTTTCGGCGTCGTTCGGGTCTAGAGACGCGGCGAGTTCGAGCCGCGCCGCGGCCTCGCCAGGTCGCCTGAGCTGTAGAAGCGCGTGTCCGTATGCGCGATAAAGCGCGCCCGTTCGCTCGCCGTGCTGCTCGGCCGACTGGAACTGGACAATCGCATCGGGCAGCCGCCCCGCCCCCGCCAAGGCACGCCCAAAGGCGTAGCGAAGCTCGCCATTCTCGGGCTCCGCTTCGACGGCCTTCCGCAGCAGGCCAACGGCGGCGGCCGATTGCTGCGAATCCACCAGAGCGTGGGCCAATGCCTTGGTTGCAGCCGGAAAATCCGGCTGCAGACGCAGCGCCTCCTGGAATTCTTCGATCGCCTGGCGCAACTCCTTGTCCTTCGCCAGGGCTCGTCCCAGGTTGTAGTGCGCGTCCGCTGACCCCGGTGCTAAACGGACGGCATGCTTTAGCCGAGTAGCGGCCTCGCGGGAGCGCCCGAGCTGCAACAGCGCCAACCCCAAATAACTGTGGACCTGGGGTGAATCGGGCTTGAGACGCAGCGCCTCCTCCAACTCCCGCAGCCCCTCCTCGCCTCGATCCGCGCCAAGGAGCAAGACGCCGATGCTCAGGTGTATCTCCGCGGGATTGTTAAATCCCAATCGGAGTGCCTCGCGATACTCGAAAATCGCCTCATCGACGCGGTCGACACCCGCTAGAGCCATGGCCAGTTTGACGCGGAATTGCGCCTCGCTGATTCCAAAAAACGCGTATTGAACGGCCTCGGTCAATCGCTCGATCGCTTCTTCGTTGCGCCCCGCGTGCATCAAAGAAATGCCCAGGCTTGTCAGCGCCAGCGCGTTGTGCGGCTGGTTGCGCAGCGTATCCTCCCACAGCCCGATCTCACTTTCGTAGGCGGTCATCCGCTTCACGTCGAGGGCGGCGAACGTGGCGGCGATCACGACCACGGCGACCGTCGCCGCAACGACGGCGCCTCGACCGGGGCCGTTTGATCCGCGCGCCGCGGCCGTCGTTCTCCGTGGCCAAATTCTGCCGAGAACGGAATAGCCGCCCGCGACGACCAAGGCGCACACCGCGGCCATGGGCAGATACATGCGCCGTTCGGCCGCGACCTCGCTCAGGACCGGCACCACGAGCGTGGGAGAAAGAATGATCCAGAGGGCTGCCGCTACGAAACCAGTTGCGGTGTTCCGCCACCACAGGTAGAGAGAGGCCAGCGCCAATAAAACGGCCGGCAGTACCCAGGGCCAGGCCGTCGCGAAG
This genomic window contains:
- a CDS encoding tetratricopeptide repeat protein; protein product: MVGLFYLLTLYGALRYWTAGDEPARVGWLLFATTACLAGMASKEVMVTAPVVVLLFERAFVAGSLRQALRQSWPLYVGLALGWTLLFALNRAGPRTASAGFQLGAAVRVSPWIYWCTEAKVLFLYLKLAVWPWPLVIHYDMTFINAFATAWPWVLPAVLLALASLYLWWRNTATGFVAAALWIILSPTLVVPVLSEVAAERRMYLPMAAVCALVVAGGYSVLGRIWPRRTTAAARGSNGPGRGAVVAATVAVVVIAATFAALDVKRMTAYESEIGLWEDTLRNQPHNALALTSLGISLMHAGRNEEAIERLTEAVQYAFFGISEAQFRVKLAMALAGVDRVDEAIFEYREALRLGFNNPAEIHLSIGVLLLGADRGEEGLRELEEALRLKPDSPQVHSYLGLALLQLGRSREAATRLKHAVRLAPGSADAHYNLGRALAKDKELRQAIEEFQEALRLQPDFPAATKALAHALVDSQQSAAAVGLLRKAVEAEPENGELRYAFGRALAGAGRLPDAIVQFQSAEQHGERTGALYRAYGHALLQLRRPGEAAARLELAASLDPNDAETLFAAAKARAQAQQPEQAVAAAERALDLARTNGLTDLAAEIDAWLIEFRRHPFSP